A portion of the Vibrio coralliirubri genome contains these proteins:
- a CDS encoding MATE family efflux transporter translates to MPNADSTLNKRMGIVALTWPIFIEVLLRTALNTSDVFMLSGYSDKAVSAVGVISQISFFLIIVSTMVSSGTGILIAQYNGASRTQESAHVGVASIILAIIAGVLLSVIAVLVAEYFIPLYQLEPQVEQYAQEYLFISGALTFNVTIGVVLTTILRSHGYSKSPMVINMIAGVINVFGNYCALYQPFGLPVYGVQGVATATVISQVIGMLILIGVVRSKGIDLPVKQFKSVPKAIYQKIIKIGSMNAGEVLSYNMAQISITFFVVQMGTSSLAAFTYAQNIARLSFAFALAIGQGSQIQTGYYIGKGWIDEITKRVQRYFVVGFIASTAITCMVYVFRFEILDLFTQDPEIIALTAALIAGSIILEAGRVFNLIFISCLKAAGDIKFPIKMGILSMWGIGVAMSYLLGVHWGYGVLGAWMAIAMDEWFRGIIMAYRWRAKKWTRFSF, encoded by the coding sequence ATGCCTAATGCTGATTCCACCCTAAACAAACGTATGGGAATCGTTGCGCTCACCTGGCCAATTTTTATCGAAGTTCTTTTAAGAACCGCACTCAACACCAGTGATGTATTCATGTTATCGGGATACTCGGACAAAGCCGTGTCTGCCGTAGGTGTTATTTCTCAGATATCCTTTTTCCTGATCATTGTCTCGACCATGGTCAGCAGTGGTACGGGTATTTTAATCGCTCAGTACAACGGTGCCTCCCGCACTCAAGAGAGCGCTCACGTGGGTGTAGCAAGTATCATTCTTGCCATTATTGCCGGTGTGCTACTGAGTGTTATTGCCGTTCTTGTTGCTGAATATTTTATCCCGCTTTATCAACTCGAACCTCAAGTCGAACAGTATGCGCAAGAATACCTGTTCATCAGTGGTGCTCTCACCTTCAATGTAACCATAGGTGTGGTTCTCACCACTATTTTGCGCAGTCATGGCTATTCAAAGTCACCGATGGTGATCAACATGATTGCAGGTGTCATCAACGTATTCGGTAACTACTGTGCCTTATATCAACCTTTTGGTTTGCCTGTATACGGCGTGCAAGGGGTTGCGACCGCGACCGTCATTAGCCAAGTGATCGGGATGTTGATCTTGATTGGTGTGGTCAGAAGTAAAGGGATTGATCTACCAGTGAAGCAGTTTAAATCTGTGCCGAAAGCCATCTATCAAAAAATCATTAAGATCGGCTCGATGAACGCCGGAGAAGTGCTCTCTTATAACATGGCTCAGATCAGCATTACCTTCTTTGTCGTGCAGATGGGCACCTCTTCATTGGCTGCGTTTACTTACGCACAAAACATCGCTCGCCTCTCTTTTGCGTTTGCACTGGCGATAGGTCAAGGCAGCCAAATCCAAACAGGCTATTACATTGGTAAGGGTTGGATCGACGAGATTACCAAGCGCGTGCAACGTTACTTTGTGGTTGGCTTTATCGCCTCAACCGCGATTACCTGCATGGTATATGTGTTCCGTTTCGAAATTCTCGATCTGTTCACTCAAGATCCAGAGATCATTGCGCTAACGGCTGCACTGATTGCAGGTTCCATCATTCTTGAAGCTGGCCGAGTATTTAACCTGATCTTTATCTCTTGTCTAAAGGCTGCTGGCGACATTAAATTCCCGATCAAAATGGGTATTCTCAGCATGTGGGGCATTGGGGTTGCCATGAGCTATTTGCTTGGCGTGCATTGGGGTTATGGCGTATTGGGGGCTTGGATGGCAATCGCGATGGACGAGTGGTTCCGTGGAATCATCATGGCCTATCGCTGGCGAGCTAAGAAATGGACTCGATTCTCTTTTTAG
- the ygjJ gene encoding protein YgjJ: protein MKSSFTKTTLITSCILAALSTTAHAEESAANHSDTQPPKTETETLFNFYGELGLGGHVALEGDDKGRYADGTYIEAGLAIEHGNWFGLAYMEGWTVQADDEGNAWATGHGWGGFEGGFNRFYAGYRTDNKTEFMIGRMDSSLDDVQWWGDPTVEYGYAISNTRDVHLGVKIQNLEGKLRYSVSFAPESDFSEDDALVHFGKYDNFADQWKDKNAMVNGYLQYDLTDDLTLMGGGEVRNNDGGELLLLGAEYKNFATRIWHDTDKGNQESFGSESGIQTSAWYEAAQGVYLSAAYNYANFDGDNGDKEITSYINAGVWYEYGNGTFATAFDSRFGVGSDTEIGDAQVFAMQYFYW from the coding sequence ATGAAAAGTAGTTTTACTAAAACCACTCTTATTACAAGCTGTATTCTTGCTGCCCTAAGTACCACTGCCCACGCGGAAGAGTCCGCAGCAAACCACAGTGATACTCAGCCTCCTAAAACAGAAACTGAAACCCTATTTAACTTTTATGGTGAGCTTGGCCTTGGTGGTCACGTGGCACTAGAAGGTGATGACAAAGGCCGTTATGCAGACGGTACTTACATCGAAGCAGGCTTGGCTATCGAGCACGGTAATTGGTTCGGTCTTGCTTACATGGAAGGCTGGACAGTGCAAGCCGACGACGAAGGCAACGCTTGGGCAACTGGCCACGGCTGGGGCGGCTTTGAAGGTGGTTTTAACCGCTTTTACGCTGGCTACCGCACAGACAATAAAACAGAATTCATGATTGGTCGTATGGACTCTTCACTGGATGACGTTCAATGGTGGGGGGACCCTACGGTTGAATACGGTTACGCGATCTCAAACACACGAGACGTACACCTTGGTGTGAAGATCCAAAACCTAGAAGGCAAGCTTCGCTACAGCGTTTCTTTCGCGCCAGAGTCTGACTTCTCTGAAGACGATGCTCTGGTTCACTTCGGTAAATACGACAACTTTGCAGACCAATGGAAAGATAAGAACGCCATGGTCAACGGTTACCTCCAATACGATCTGACCGACGACTTAACCCTAATGGGTGGTGGTGAAGTGCGTAACAACGATGGCGGTGAACTACTGCTATTGGGTGCTGAATACAAAAACTTTGCGACTCGTATTTGGCACGACACAGATAAAGGCAACCAAGAATCATTTGGCAGCGAATCCGGTATTCAAACCAGTGCTTGGTACGAAGCGGCTCAGGGCGTTTACCTTTCAGCAGCCTACAACTACGCAAACTTTGATGGTGACAACGGCGACAAAGAAATCACCTCTTACATCAACGCGGGCGTTTGGTACGAATACGGCAACGGCACATTTGCGACCGCTTTCGATAGCCGCTTTGGCGTAGGCAGCGACACTGAAATCGGCGACGCGCAAGTGTTCGCAATGCAATACTTCTACTGGTAA
- a CDS encoding alpha-galactosidase: MSEFIHLTSKNHSLIIKSGRTPEVLHWGAKIASIDEDLLLSTERPISQARLDVDVPLSLCPELGSGHFNAPGIEGHRDGFDWAPVFNTVRVEAQNQQATFFLEDTVSKLELTVEIKLDYESDVVQKRVTVTNKGDSKYYLNKLSSTLPLPNHANELMTFHGRWCHEFQTQRQRFEHGGFMQENRRGRTSHENFPGMFAGTQGFSEQNGLVWGFHLGWSGNHQMRADVRSDGRRFVQAGELLLAGESILEPEVAYQTPWIYGCYSNSGLNGIAQRFQQFVRDNIIQFPTDKSCPVHLNTWEGIYFDHKPEYIMQMATEAGAMGVERFIIDDGWFIGRDGERTALGDWYLDEVKYPNGLEPVIEHVNQQGMEFGLWVEPEMVSQDSNLYRNHPDWVLGLQGYHQPSGRWQYVLDLQNEACFDYLFSRLDALLTTYNIGYLKWDMNRELVQPGHQGRAAVHGQTQALYRLVDQLNQAHPKVEIESCSSGGGRIDFEILKRTHRFWASDCNDALERQAIQKGMSYFFPPEVMGAHIGPAECHSTNRRHSINMRGVTALMGHMGVELDPVKESQQEKQAFSHYISLHKQFRHILHSGRSFRMDPADKNQNIYGVQNDDEMLITVCQLAMPEYALPSPLRISCVEDSALYQVKLVEMPQTSFQLMKQRPQWLDKTLTLSGDNLKEIGLTLPILDPESALIVHLKKM, translated from the coding sequence ATGAGCGAATTTATTCATCTAACAAGTAAAAACCACAGTTTGATCATCAAATCGGGCCGTACTCCAGAGGTTCTTCACTGGGGCGCAAAGATCGCCAGTATTGATGAAGATCTTTTATTATCAACCGAGAGACCGATCTCTCAAGCACGCCTTGATGTCGATGTACCGCTTTCTCTTTGTCCTGAATTGGGTAGCGGTCATTTTAATGCGCCGGGAATAGAAGGGCATCGTGATGGTTTTGATTGGGCTCCCGTTTTTAACACCGTCCGAGTGGAAGCTCAGAATCAGCAAGCCACTTTTTTTCTAGAAGACACCGTGTCTAAGCTTGAATTGACGGTCGAAATTAAACTGGATTACGAATCTGATGTGGTTCAAAAGCGCGTCACAGTAACCAACAAAGGGGACAGTAAATACTATTTGAATAAGCTGTCATCAACGTTGCCGCTGCCAAACCATGCCAATGAATTGATGACGTTCCATGGTCGTTGGTGTCATGAGTTCCAAACGCAACGTCAGCGTTTTGAACACGGTGGCTTCATGCAAGAGAACCGTCGCGGCCGTACTTCACATGAAAACTTCCCTGGCATGTTTGCAGGAACGCAAGGTTTCTCAGAGCAGAACGGTTTGGTGTGGGGCTTCCATTTAGGTTGGAGTGGTAACCACCAAATGCGTGCTGATGTCCGCAGTGATGGCCGCCGTTTTGTTCAAGCGGGAGAGTTATTGCTAGCGGGTGAATCGATTCTAGAACCAGAGGTAGCTTACCAGACACCTTGGATCTACGGCTGTTACAGCAATTCTGGTTTGAACGGTATTGCTCAACGCTTTCAGCAGTTTGTTCGTGACAACATTATTCAATTCCCTACCGATAAATCTTGCCCAGTGCACTTGAATACTTGGGAGGGGATCTACTTTGACCATAAACCGGAATACATCATGCAAATGGCAACCGAAGCCGGCGCGATGGGTGTTGAACGATTCATTATTGATGATGGTTGGTTTATTGGTCGCGATGGTGAACGAACGGCCTTAGGCGATTGGTATCTCGATGAAGTGAAATACCCCAATGGCTTAGAACCTGTGATTGAACACGTTAACCAACAGGGGATGGAGTTCGGGTTGTGGGTTGAACCTGAGATGGTCAGCCAAGACTCAAACCTATACCGTAACCACCCTGATTGGGTCCTAGGTTTACAAGGTTATCATCAACCCTCTGGTCGTTGGCAGTATGTTTTAGACTTGCAGAATGAAGCGTGCTTTGACTATCTGTTCTCTCGCCTTGATGCGCTTCTGACTACGTATAATATCGGCTATTTAAAGTGGGATATGAACCGTGAATTAGTTCAGCCGGGCCACCAAGGTCGTGCTGCGGTACATGGTCAAACTCAAGCCTTGTATCGTCTCGTTGATCAACTGAATCAAGCACACCCTAAGGTCGAGATTGAATCTTGCTCATCAGGCGGTGGTCGTATTGATTTTGAAATCCTTAAGAGAACACATCGATTCTGGGCATCCGATTGTAACGATGCATTGGAGCGCCAAGCCATTCAAAAAGGCATGAGTTACTTCTTCCCACCAGAAGTTATGGGCGCGCACATTGGCCCTGCTGAGTGTCACTCAACCAATCGTCGTCACAGTATCAATATGCGTGGTGTCACCGCTTTGATGGGGCATATGGGCGTTGAGCTTGATCCGGTTAAAGAGTCGCAACAAGAGAAACAAGCTTTCTCTCACTACATCTCGCTGCACAAGCAGTTCCGTCATATTTTGCACTCAGGCCGCAGCTTCCGCATGGATCCTGCGGACAAAAACCAGAACATCTATGGGGTGCAGAATGATGATGAAATGCTGATCACCGTGTGTCAGTTGGCCATGCCTGAATACGCTCTGCCATCACCACTTCGTATTAGCTGCGTGGAAGACAGTGCGCTGTATCAAGTGAAGTTAGTGGAGATGCCACAAACCAGTTTCCAACTCATGAAGCAACGCCCTCAATGGTTAGATAAAACGCTGACTTTAAGCGGCGATAACCTCAAAGAGATTGGATTGACCTTACCTATTCTCGACCCAGAGTCTGCCTTGATTGTGCATCTAAAAAAGATGTGA
- the ygjK gene encoding alpha-glucosidase encodes MKLNKSFAALAIGAALVVTGCASNSISGSASDTEQLQASEFKNVIDRTGSPEYMRDYDFDDHQRFNPFFDLGAWHGHLLPDSAKGMGGFPGTALLTEEYINFMADNFDRLSVFKDGKKVAFTMEAYSLPGALVQTLKSDDVTVEMTMRFASNRTSLLETKITTDSPVELVWDGELLEKAHAKEGVAQTDKTIAETYPEYDRQIVATDDGLKVTFGKVRSTWDLLTSGESEYQVHKSIPTQTIVDGLAFTSTANIEASTTIYTTYSHVLTAEEAKAEQPEIKKIMANPTDFLAASAERWEGYLEMGLTNPNATPEQERVAVKAMETLNGNWRGAAGAMEFDSVTPSVTARWFSGNQTWPWDTWKQAYAMAHFNPDVAKDNIRAMFAYQIQADDAVRPWDEGYVPDLLAYNLSPERGGDSGNWNERNTKPSLAAWAVMEVYKTTSDEAWLEEMYPKLVAYHDWWLRNRDNNGNGVPEYGAARDKAHNTPEGEMYFTVVRGDKHETVIGQAALDKVIAEGNYDYIESPAQTAASWESGRDDAAAFGFIDKDQLDAYVANGGKRSDWDVEFAQNRAEDGTLLGYSLLQESVDQASYMYSDNKYLAEMADILGKDAEAKEFREKAEHLSNYINTCMFDEGTNFFYDIRIEDKPLANGCAGKPIIERGKGPEGWSPLFNGAATQGHADAVVSVMKDTEEFNTYVPLGTAALSSPAFGPDIYWRGRVWVDQFYFGLKGMDSYGYRDDAIEMAGAFFDHADGLVQDGPIRENYNPLNGEQQGAPNFSWSAAHLYMLYNDFFTDAE; translated from the coding sequence ATGAAACTGAATAAATCATTCGCAGCTCTCGCTATCGGTGCAGCCCTTGTCGTTACTGGTTGTGCATCAAACTCCATCTCTGGCTCAGCTTCTGACACAGAACAACTGCAAGCCAGCGAATTTAAGAACGTTATCGACCGTACTGGCTCGCCAGAATACATGCGTGACTACGACTTCGATGACCACCAACGCTTTAACCCATTCTTCGACCTAGGCGCATGGCACGGTCACCTATTGCCAGACAGTGCAAAAGGCATGGGCGGATTCCCTGGTACAGCACTGCTTACCGAAGAATACATCAACTTCATGGCTGATAACTTCGACCGCCTAAGCGTGTTCAAAGATGGCAAAAAAGTGGCTTTCACTATGGAAGCTTACAGCCTGCCGGGCGCATTGGTTCAGACACTAAAATCTGACGATGTGACAGTAGAAATGACGATGCGTTTTGCTTCAAACCGTACCTCTCTACTAGAAACTAAAATCACCACTGACTCCCCTGTCGAATTAGTATGGGATGGTGAACTACTAGAAAAGGCCCACGCCAAAGAGGGCGTGGCACAAACCGACAAAACCATTGCTGAAACGTACCCTGAGTATGACCGTCAAATCGTCGCAACTGACGATGGCCTAAAAGTAACCTTTGGTAAGGTACGCTCGACATGGGATCTACTGACTTCTGGTGAGTCTGAGTACCAAGTTCACAAGTCGATTCCAACACAAACCATAGTCGATGGTCTAGCGTTTACTTCAACGGCTAACATTGAAGCATCGACCACCATCTACACGACTTACTCGCATGTTCTAACGGCAGAAGAAGCGAAAGCTGAACAGCCTGAAATCAAAAAGATCATGGCAAACCCAACCGACTTCTTAGCAGCATCTGCAGAACGTTGGGAAGGCTACCTAGAGATGGGTTTAACCAACCCGAACGCGACACCAGAGCAAGAGCGTGTTGCGGTTAAAGCGATGGAAACCCTAAACGGTAACTGGCGTGGCGCTGCAGGTGCGATGGAGTTTGACTCTGTGACACCATCAGTAACGGCGCGTTGGTTCTCGGGCAACCAAACTTGGCCGTGGGACACCTGGAAACAAGCCTACGCAATGGCTCACTTCAACCCAGACGTAGCGAAAGACAACATCCGTGCAATGTTCGCTTACCAAATCCAAGCCGACGATGCCGTTCGCCCTTGGGATGAAGGCTACGTGCCAGACCTACTCGCTTACAACCTAAGCCCAGAACGTGGCGGCGACAGCGGTAACTGGAACGAACGTAATACCAAACCAAGCCTAGCAGCATGGGCAGTAATGGAAGTCTACAAGACCACCAGCGACGAAGCTTGGCTAGAAGAGATGTATCCAAAGCTAGTGGCATACCATGATTGGTGGCTACGCAACCGAGATAACAACGGCAACGGTGTTCCAGAATATGGCGCAGCACGTGACAAAGCACACAACACACCTGAAGGTGAAATGTACTTCACCGTAGTTCGTGGCGATAAGCACGAAACAGTTATAGGCCAAGCAGCATTAGATAAAGTTATTGCAGAAGGCAACTACGATTACATCGAAAGCCCAGCGCAAACAGCCGCGTCTTGGGAGTCAGGTCGTGACGATGCAGCCGCATTTGGCTTCATTGATAAAGATCAGCTAGACGCGTATGTCGCAAACGGCGGTAAGCGCAGCGATTGGGATGTTGAGTTCGCTCAAAACCGCGCTGAAGACGGCACATTGCTAGGCTACTCGCTACTGCAAGAATCTGTTGACCAAGCAAGCTACATGTACAGCGATAACAAATACCTAGCAGAAATGGCTGACATTCTAGGTAAAGACGCAGAAGCGAAAGAGTTCCGTGAAAAAGCAGAGCACCTATCGAACTACATCAACACTTGTATGTTCGACGAAGGCACTAACTTCTTCTACGACATTCGCATTGAAGACAAACCATTAGCCAATGGCTGTGCAGGCAAACCGATTATAGAACGTGGTAAAGGCCCTGAGGGTTGGTCACCACTGTTCAATGGCGCAGCAACGCAAGGTCACGCTGATGCTGTTGTCTCTGTGATGAAAGATACGGAAGAGTTCAATACCTACGTTCCACTAGGCACAGCAGCGCTTTCTAGCCCAGCATTCGGCCCAGATATTTACTGGCGTGGACGCGTTTGGGTAGACCAATTCTACTTCGGTCTAAAAGGCATGGACAGCTACGGCTACCGTGACGATGCGATTGAAATGGCAGGCGCGTTCTTTGACCACGCCGATGGGTTAGTTCAAGACGGTCCTATCCGTGAGAACTACAACCCATTGAACGGTGAACAGCAAGGCGCACCAAACTTCTCATGGAGTGCAGCTCACCTATACATGCTGTACAACGATTTCTTTACTGACGCAGAGTAA
- a CDS encoding helix-turn-helix domain-containing protein, which yields MSKYSRELKCIIAKQYLDGTSSLYLAKQYSISSRQIRYWAQVFAIHGTDSFLPTNHAATAQTKRKALNLMWTNEWSLTHTSAVLNLSSPGILSVWLKRFNELGIKGLEMRQKGRPSMKQQPQRTTKPDNEMTLEELKEELVYLRTENAVLKKLEELEQKKNRRTKKKRS from the coding sequence ATGTCCAAATATAGCCGAGAGCTAAAATGTATCATTGCTAAGCAATACTTAGATGGCACGTCATCTCTCTACTTAGCAAAACAATATTCAATTTCTTCAAGGCAGATACGGTATTGGGCTCAAGTCTTTGCCATCCATGGTACTGATTCATTTTTACCAACTAATCATGCCGCGACTGCTCAAACAAAACGAAAAGCATTGAATTTAATGTGGACGAATGAATGGTCTCTCACGCACACTAGCGCTGTATTAAACCTCTCATCCCCTGGAATACTCTCTGTCTGGCTTAAACGATTTAATGAGCTCGGTATCAAGGGGCTCGAAATGCGCCAGAAAGGAAGACCCTCAATGAAACAGCAACCTCAACGTACCACTAAGCCTGATAATGAAATGACACTTGAGGAGCTAAAAGAGGAGTTGGTCTACTTACGAACCGAGAATGCCGTTCTAAAAAAGTTGGAAGAGTTGGAGCAGAAAAAAAACCGTCGAACAAAGAAAAAGCGGTCATAG
- a CDS encoding DUF1330 domain-containing protein gives MSYYSVLEVTPTTDAWVADYIGPANKLVAQYGGKYLARTSSHERLEGDAEQPALRIIIEWPSKQAAVDFMNDPGYVPHLAARTAGSVSHHALIEGKDDLA, from the coding sequence ATGTCTTACTATTCAGTACTAGAAGTAACACCAACAACAGATGCATGGGTTGCCGATTACATTGGCCCTGCAAATAAACTGGTTGCTCAATACGGCGGTAAATACCTAGCGCGTACTTCTAGCCACGAACGCCTTGAAGGCGACGCAGAACAGCCTGCACTTCGCATCATCATCGAGTGGCCGTCAAAACAAGCTGCGGTAGATTTCATGAATGACCCAGGTTACGTGCCACACTTAGCTGCACGCACTGCAGGTTCAGTTAGCCACCATGCGCTCATCGAAGGTAAAGACGACCTAGCGTAA
- a CDS encoding solute:sodium symporter family transporter translates to MSITVLLSFLLFTGFVVAFTYNKVKNDKNTSQDGFFLGGRSLTGGLIASSLILTNLSATSFVGMSAQSYTHNMSVMGWEVASGVTLVIIALMLVPRYLKQGITTIPDFLESRYDMSVKKFVTLLFLCQYVINILPTTLYAGAVVLGEIFDVQALLNISEFSSIALISATIGLLGFFYAIYGGLKAVVIADTINGVGLIVGGMMIPVFGLMVLGEGSFGAGLDILLYAAPEKLQSVGTESDPLPFSTLFTGLLLVNLYYWGTDQSIIQRALGAKNLKEGQKGVILAGAIKVISPLFLIIPGIIAFHMFGADAGNPDTMYTRLVNEVLPKPLVGFFVAVMFGAILSTFNGVLNSSTTLFALNVYKPLFGQGKTDEELVGKGRIFGVVIAIISVCIAPFIMYAPEGLFQYLQMVAGFFSVPIFTIVFVGYISKRVPAVAAKVALVVFVSSYAAMQLVFKTPIHFLHQLAILFVVCTALMFIIGHFMPRESEYVMPVNENIDVTPWAFRFEASAIILYMVLGAYVMFSDVGFVSDDPTIMQVYGVCGIVMLVGIFGRLAKRKKGVEAAV, encoded by the coding sequence ATGTCTATTACCGTTCTGCTGTCATTTTTGTTATTTACTGGGTTTGTAGTCGCGTTTACCTACAACAAAGTAAAAAATGACAAAAACACCTCACAAGATGGCTTCTTTCTTGGCGGAAGAAGCTTAACCGGTGGCTTAATTGCTAGCTCACTTATCTTAACGAACTTGAGCGCAACCAGTTTCGTGGGCATGAGCGCACAATCTTATACCCACAACATGAGTGTCATGGGGTGGGAAGTGGCGTCTGGTGTCACCTTGGTGATCATCGCTTTAATGTTGGTACCTCGTTATTTGAAACAAGGCATCACCACCATTCCCGACTTCTTAGAGAGCCGCTACGACATGTCGGTGAAGAAGTTTGTGACGTTACTTTTCTTGTGCCAATACGTGATCAATATTTTGCCAACCACACTTTACGCGGGCGCCGTTGTTTTGGGTGAAATCTTCGATGTTCAGGCTCTGCTGAATATTTCAGAGTTTAGCTCAATTGCACTTATTTCGGCGACGATTGGTCTACTTGGCTTCTTTTACGCGATTTATGGTGGCCTAAAGGCGGTTGTGATTGCAGATACCATTAATGGTGTAGGCTTGATTGTCGGCGGTATGATGATCCCTGTGTTTGGTTTGATGGTACTGGGCGAAGGTAGCTTTGGTGCTGGCTTAGATATTCTGCTTTATGCCGCGCCAGAGAAGCTTCAATCTGTGGGTACAGAAAGCGATCCACTGCCGTTCTCGACATTGTTTACTGGTCTACTATTGGTGAACTTGTATTACTGGGGTACTGACCAATCCATCATTCAACGCGCATTAGGTGCTAAGAACCTGAAAGAAGGTCAGAAAGGGGTCATCCTTGCTGGTGCGATTAAGGTTATCTCTCCACTGTTCTTGATCATTCCAGGCATCATCGCTTTCCATATGTTTGGTGCTGATGCCGGTAATCCAGACACCATGTACACCCGATTAGTTAATGAAGTTTTGCCTAAGCCGCTGGTGGGTTTTTTCGTTGCGGTGATGTTTGGTGCGATTTTGAGTACCTTTAATGGTGTGTTGAACAGCTCAACGACTCTGTTTGCATTGAACGTGTATAAGCCGCTATTTGGACAAGGTAAAACAGACGAAGAGCTAGTGGGTAAAGGGCGTATTTTTGGTGTCGTGATTGCGATTATCTCGGTATGTATCGCACCATTCATCATGTACGCACCAGAAGGTCTTTTCCAATATCTACAAATGGTGGCGGGCTTCTTCAGTGTGCCAATTTTCACTATCGTGTTTGTCGGTTATATATCTAAACGTGTACCAGCTGTAGCGGCGAAAGTGGCGTTGGTGGTGTTTGTTAGCTCTTACGCAGCAATGCAGTTGGTGTTCAAAACACCGATTCACTTCCTACATCAATTAGCGATTCTGTTTGTGGTATGTACTGCTTTAATGTTCATTATTGGTCACTTTATGCCGCGTGAATCTGAGTACGTGATGCCAGTCAATGAGAATATTGATGTGACACCTTGGGCGTTCCGTTTCGAGGCTTCGGCTATCATTCTCTACATGGTATTAGGTGCTTACGTGATGTTCTCTGATGTGGGCTTTGTCTCTGATGATCCAACCATCATGCAGGTTTACGGTGTGTGTGGCATCGTGATGTTAGTCGGTATTTTTGGCCGATTAGCAAAGCGTAAGAAGGGCGTTGAAGCGGCGGTTTAG
- a CDS encoding IS3 family transposase: MALTLKGKYPLKHLLHTLQLAKSVFYYQAQTSKRQNSYERELRLIKSIYHEHKGRYGYRRIHLELKNQGFVLNHKTVQRLMAQLNLKSTVRIKKYRSYRGESGKAAPNVLERDFSATQPDEKWVTDVTEFKVKEQKVYLSPVVDLFTQEVVAYRVAKNACLPLVTDMLTEAISTLKPNSKPIIHSDQGWQYRHRQYQKKVAESGLTQSMSRKGNCLDNAVAENFFALLKTEMYHNQSFEDADALIEQIKEYIEYYNTKRIKVKLKGLTPIEYRTQALKAA; encoded by the coding sequence ATAGCTCTAACTCTTAAAGGCAAGTACCCATTAAAGCACTTACTGCACACTCTACAGTTGGCAAAAAGTGTCTTTTATTATCAGGCTCAAACGAGCAAGCGCCAAAATAGCTACGAACGTGAGCTGCGGTTGATAAAGTCAATTTATCATGAACATAAGGGGCGATACGGCTACCGCCGTATTCACTTGGAACTAAAGAATCAGGGGTTCGTGCTTAATCACAAAACGGTTCAAAGGCTTATGGCTCAGCTCAACCTTAAATCGACGGTCAGGATTAAAAAGTATCGTTCATACCGAGGAGAGTCAGGAAAAGCTGCTCCCAACGTTCTTGAAAGAGATTTTAGTGCGACTCAACCCGATGAAAAGTGGGTAACTGATGTCACGGAGTTCAAAGTCAAAGAGCAGAAAGTATACTTATCTCCCGTTGTCGACTTGTTTACTCAGGAGGTGGTTGCTTATAGAGTGGCCAAAAATGCCTGCTTGCCGCTTGTCACAGATATGCTGACGGAAGCTATATCAACGCTTAAACCCAACTCAAAGCCAATTATACATAGCGATCAAGGTTGGCAATATCGCCATCGACAGTATCAGAAAAAGGTAGCGGAGAGTGGGTTAACGCAAAGCATGTCGAGAAAAGGTAACTGCTTGGATAATGCTGTTGCTGAAAACTTTTTTGCTTTACTCAAAACCGAGATGTATCACAACCAAAGCTTTGAAGATGCAGATGCTCTGATAGAGCAGATTAAAGAATACATCGAGTACTACAATACCAAACGTATAAAAGTGAAACTAAAAGGCCTGACTCCGATAGAATATCGAACTCAGGCCTTGAAAGCCGCTTAA